A single Vanacampus margaritifer isolate UIUO_Vmar chromosome 7, RoL_Vmar_1.0, whole genome shotgun sequence DNA region contains:
- the LOC144055452 gene encoding nicotinate-nucleotide pyrophosphorylase [carboxylating]-like — protein MLPSKHTPAHSIPPHAVMQLAKAWLAEDTPNFDPAGVCVGSQEVQARLLCKCPHSILAGSPFFTAVFTEVGCTVDWIYQDGDEIGPDAVTLTAVVRGPARCLLLGERPALNCLARASGIATRCSQLRKKAGAGGWRGEVAGTRKTTPGFRLVEKYAMLVGAVSMHRQDLSAMVMLKDNHVWASGSITEAVKAARSVCGFSSKIEVECRSTEEGMEAATAGADIVMLDNFQPQALHVSAGALKQQFPALLIEASGGVTPDNLAEYLSPCVDIISLGCITQGCPVVDFSLKIQKTGS, from the exons ATGCTGCCCTCCAAACACACACCCGCCCACTCAATCCCACCTCACGCTGTGATGCAGCTGGCAAAGGCATGGCTTGCAGAGGACACACCAAACTTTGATCCTGCTGGAGTATGTGTGGGCTCACAGGAGGTGCAGGCAAGGTTGTTATGTAAATGCCCTCACAGTATCTTGGCGGGAAGTCCCTTCTTTACAGCGGTGTTCACTGAGGTCGGCTGCACCGTCGATTGGATTTACCAGGATGGAGATGAAATTG GCCCAGATGCTGTCACACTTACTGCTGTGGTACGAGGCCCGGCTAGATGCCTGCTCCTGGGCGAGCGGCCAGCTCTAAACTGTCTTGCCCGGGCCTCAGGGATTGCCACTCGGTGTTCTCAACTCCGGAAAAAGGCAGGAGCAGGAGGATGGCGTGGAGAAGTGGCAGGCACACGTAAGACAACGCCTGGCTTCCGCCTGGTGGAGAAGTATGCGATGCTGGTGGGTGCTGTGTCCATGCACAGGCAGGATTTGAGTGCAATGGTCATGCTGAAGGACAACCATGTCTGGGCTTCAGGAAGCATCACGGAG GCTGTGAAAGCTGCCAGGTCAGTGTGTGGTTTCAGCAGCAAGATTGAAGTGGAGTGTCGCTCTACAGAAGAGGGCATGGAGGCAGCCACAGCAGGAGCAGACATTGTTATGCTTGACAATTTCCAGCCTCAG GCGCTCCATGTTTCAGCTGGTGCACTGAAGCAACAATTTCCAGCTCTGCTGATAGAAGCCAGTGGAGGAGTAACACCAGACAACCTAGCTGAATATTTGTCTCCTTGTGTGGACATCATCTCCCTGGGCTGTATTACACAAGGGTGTCCAGTTGTGGACTTCTCACTAAAGATTCAAAAGACTGGTTCTTAG